In the genome of Bacillus sp. S3, one region contains:
- a CDS encoding amino acid ABC transporter ATP-binding protein, with the protein MIRFDSVNKYYGNFHVLKNINLEINKGEVVVVIGPSGSGKSTMLRCINRLETITDGELTVNGVKVNDKKTNINQLRRNIGMVFQHFYLYPHKTVLENITTAPSMVLKQSKEEAEKVARYYLEKVGIPDKANAYPSQLSGGQQQRVAIARGLAMKPEIMLFDEPTSALDPEMIGEVLDVMKTLAKEGMTMVVVTHEMGFAKEVADRIIFMDHGQILEQGKPADFYVNPKEERARLFLSRILNH; encoded by the coding sequence ATGATTCGGTTTGATTCTGTAAACAAGTATTATGGGAACTTTCATGTTCTTAAAAATATTAATCTAGAAATTAATAAAGGGGAAGTTGTTGTTGTCATTGGTCCTTCTGGATCGGGGAAAAGTACGATGCTTCGCTGCATTAATCGGCTGGAAACAATTACTGACGGAGAATTAACCGTAAACGGTGTGAAAGTGAATGACAAAAAAACAAATATCAACCAGTTAAGGCGAAATATCGGGATGGTATTTCAGCATTTTTATTTATATCCACATAAGACCGTACTTGAAAATATTACGACCGCACCTTCGATGGTATTAAAACAATCGAAAGAGGAAGCGGAGAAAGTGGCAAGGTATTATCTTGAAAAAGTAGGGATACCCGATAAGGCAAACGCTTATCCATCTCAATTATCAGGGGGCCAGCAGCAAAGGGTGGCGATTGCAAGAGGACTTGCTATGAAACCAGAGATAATGCTGTTTGACGAGCCTACTTCTGCCCTGGATCCGGAAATGATTGGGGAAGTGCTGGACGTTATGAAAACGCTAGCAAAAGAAGGGATGACGATGGTCGTCGTTACCCATGAAATGGGATTTGCGAAAGAGGTTGCAGATCGCATCATATTCATGGACCACGGGCAAATTCTTGAGCAGGGAAAACCGGCTGATTTTTACGTCAATCCAAAAGAAGAAAGAGCGCGTCTATTTCTCAGCCGTATATTAAACCATTAA
- a CDS encoding aldolase catalytic domain-containing protein produces the protein MEQHTKIIDCTIRDGGLVNNWNFSVEFVQDLYHGLSAAGVEYMEIGYKNSAKLLNATEPNPWRFLDDDFLKEIIPEKKSTKLSALVDIGRVDPNDILPREQSVLDMIRIACYIREVDKGLELVQMFHDLGYETSLNIMALSSVPENQLIEAFEMVKQSPVDVVYIVDSFGSLDPMDIEHQVKKFKAMLPNKQLGIHTHNNMQLAFANTLTAMRNGVTFLDSSVYGMGRAAGNCNTELLVSYIRKTSYEVKPVLGVIENHMLEMRQKWEWGYIIPYMISGALNEHPRVAMAYRDSADRNKFVDFYDKMTTPESTLAPV, from the coding sequence ATGGAGCAACATACCAAAATTATTGACTGTACCATTCGTGATGGAGGGCTAGTTAACAATTGGAATTTTAGCGTCGAATTTGTTCAGGACTTGTACCATGGCCTAAGTGCAGCAGGTGTTGAATACATGGAAATTGGCTATAAAAACTCGGCTAAACTTCTTAATGCGACTGAGCCGAATCCATGGAGATTTCTGGATGATGACTTCCTGAAAGAAATTATCCCGGAGAAAAAATCCACGAAGCTATCTGCTCTTGTAGATATTGGCCGTGTGGACCCGAATGATATTTTGCCTCGCGAGCAAAGTGTATTAGATATGATTCGAATAGCCTGCTACATCCGTGAAGTAGATAAGGGCTTGGAGCTAGTTCAAATGTTTCATGATTTGGGTTACGAGACTTCGCTTAACATTATGGCATTATCAAGTGTCCCTGAAAATCAGTTGATTGAAGCGTTTGAAATGGTGAAGCAAAGTCCTGTCGATGTGGTCTATATCGTTGACTCCTTTGGAAGCTTAGATCCGATGGATATTGAGCATCAAGTGAAAAAGTTTAAAGCGATGCTCCCAAATAAACAGCTTGGGATCCATACGCATAACAATATGCAATTAGCTTTCGCCAATACGTTAACGGCGATGAGAAATGGTGTTACTTTCCTTGATTCGTCCGTTTATGGCATGGGCCGTGCGGCCGGGAACTGTAATACCGAGCTGCTTGTCAGCTATATTCGAAAAACTTCTTATGAAGTGAAACCGGTTCTTGGCGTCATTGAAAACCACATGCTCGAAATGCGCCAAAAGTGGGAGTGGGGCTATATTATTCCTTACATGATTTCCGGGGCCCTAAATGAACACCCGCGAGTCGCCATGGCCTACCGTGATAGCGCCGACCGCAATAAATTCGTCGACTTTTACGACAAAATGACAACACCAGAATCCACATTGGCTCCGGTGTAA
- a CDS encoding MBL fold metallo-hydrolase codes for MQKLQRISNRMVYLPPYQETDRPILAAVVGEERTLLIDAGNSSSHAQLFLEQLEELEIRGDFLVLTHWHWDHIFGMNDMPMPILACEKTQERIIEMQQLSWEDEFLDQRVKEGIEIPFCADAIKKELGNQREIILTKPAITFDHRMTFNLGGLTAIIEHVGGDHSADSCVIYIPEEKVLFLGDCLYANLYSNKWSYTIEKTQRLIAQIETYEAETFFLSHHEAPLMKKEFQTMLNTLKCAANLTEQYKGNLVAITAEMSKDLQRELDEFEAETIQFFVNGYEG; via the coding sequence ATGCAGAAACTTCAAAGGATTTCGAACCGCATGGTGTATTTACCACCGTATCAAGAAACCGACAGGCCTATTTTAGCTGCAGTGGTGGGGGAGGAACGCACTTTATTGATTGATGCCGGGAACTCCTCCAGCCATGCACAGCTATTTTTGGAACAATTAGAGGAACTCGAAATTAGAGGGGATTTTCTTGTCCTCACGCATTGGCACTGGGACCATATTTTTGGGATGAACGACATGCCGATGCCGATCCTCGCTTGTGAAAAAACGCAAGAGAGAATTATCGAAATGCAGCAGCTTTCCTGGGAAGATGAATTCCTTGATCAACGGGTCAAAGAGGGAATCGAAATTCCGTTTTGTGCCGATGCCATCAAAAAGGAGCTCGGAAACCAGCGTGAGATCATTCTCACTAAACCAGCAATCACATTCGACCACCGGATGACATTCAATCTTGGCGGCCTAACCGCCATCATCGAGCATGTGGGCGGGGATCATTCGGCGGATTCTTGCGTTATTTATATACCTGAAGAAAAAGTGCTGTTTCTAGGGGATTGTCTGTATGCCAATCTTTATTCGAATAAATGGAGCTATACAATTGAGAAAACGCAGCGATTAATTGCACAAATCGAAACCTATGAGGCTGAAACCTTTTTCCTCTCCCATCATGAAGCACCATTGATGAAAAAGGAGTTTCAAACCATGCTAAACACGCTGAAGTGTGCAGCAAACCTAACAGAACAATATAAAGGGAATTTGGTAGCAATTACAGCAGAAATGTCGAAGGACCTGCAAAGAGAATTAGATGAATTTGAGGCCGAGACGATTCAGTTTTTTGTTAATGGATATGAGGGGTAA
- a CDS encoding class II aldolase/adducin family protein translates to MQKAELIRKELRKTGKYMMEYGLAWGTAGNISARTNNDEYVITASGTYLGELEDSDLVVCSLSGEAVAWDVQKQLDSSKKPSKETPMHRAIYENRHEIGAVLHASPFYTTLVACSSIEIPSNWFVETMYYLERVERVGYHHPGTLTLGEAVAEKAKAANILLLENHGVLVYDVNIKEARMALQTLEMACKMLITSRSANVEMNGLSLEVEKDFLENAGYMPRRDW, encoded by the coding sequence ATGCAAAAGGCTGAGTTAATTAGAAAAGAACTCAGAAAGACTGGAAAATATATGATGGAATACGGATTAGCGTGGGGAACTGCCGGAAATATAAGTGCACGAACCAATAATGATGAGTATGTAATTACCGCAAGCGGGACATATCTCGGCGAGTTGGAGGATTCGGATTTAGTAGTTTGTTCACTTTCCGGGGAAGCGGTTGCTTGGGATGTACAAAAGCAGTTGGACAGCAGTAAAAAGCCTTCTAAGGAAACGCCTATGCACCGTGCAATCTACGAAAATCGTCATGAAATCGGGGCTGTGCTCCATGCTTCTCCTTTTTATACGACACTTGTCGCGTGCTCTTCTATCGAGATTCCATCCAATTGGTTTGTGGAAACCATGTATTATTTAGAACGAGTAGAACGGGTAGGCTATCACCACCCGGGGACACTCACACTAGGGGAAGCCGTTGCTGAAAAGGCAAAAGCAGCCAATATTCTATTACTAGAAAATCACGGTGTCTTGGTTTACGACGTTAACATAAAGGAAGCAAGAATGGCACTGCAAACATTGGAAATGGCCTGCAAAATGTTAATAACTTCAAGATCAGCTAATGTGGAGATGAACGGATTGTCACTTGAAGTCGAAAAAGACTTCCTAGAGAATGCCGGATACATGCCGCGAAGGGATTGGTAG
- a CDS encoding TRAP transporter large permease produces the protein MAIVLMICMLVFFALSVPIAVSIGLASAIALWWEGSTPLIVLVQRSFTSIDSFPLMAIPFFILAGTLMEYGGISKRLINLANAFTGHLPGGLAIVTIVTAMFFSAISGSSAATTAALGSMLIPGMIKRGYDAKFAGATQAVAGELGIIIPPSIPMILYGVTASVSIGDLFMAGFVPGILIGLALIMTVWVIAKKQGYKREPKRSFNEKMIAIKESILALLMPVIILGGIYGGIFTPTEAAGVAVGYAFIVGVLIYKEIKIKQFIQIFTQSTVTTATIMFIIASAGLFGWIITRANVPQAVAEFFINISDNPIIFLLLVNVFLLIVGMFMETNASIIILAPLLLPVATQLGIDPVHFGIIMIVNLALGMCTPPLGVNLFISSQIAKIRLDQISKGMLPYYGVLLVTLLLLTFIPQLSLGLVHLFK, from the coding sequence ATGGCTATTGTGTTAATGATTTGTATGCTTGTCTTTTTCGCTTTAAGTGTCCCAATTGCCGTTTCAATCGGACTAGCTTCAGCCATTGCCCTATGGTGGGAGGGGAGTACGCCCCTTATCGTACTGGTTCAACGTTCTTTTACTTCTATTGACTCTTTTCCGCTTATGGCCATTCCGTTCTTTATTCTTGCCGGAACCTTAATGGAATATGGGGGAATATCCAAACGCTTAATCAACTTAGCTAATGCTTTCACGGGTCATCTGCCTGGGGGGCTCGCAATTGTTACGATTGTAACGGCTATGTTCTTTTCAGCCATTTCCGGTTCAAGTGCGGCAACTACGGCAGCACTGGGGAGTATGCTTATTCCGGGAATGATTAAACGTGGTTATGATGCTAAATTTGCCGGCGCCACACAGGCGGTTGCGGGTGAATTAGGTATTATTATTCCACCAAGTATTCCGATGATTTTATATGGGGTAACCGCTTCGGTCTCAATCGGAGATCTATTCATGGCAGGATTTGTACCTGGAATTCTTATTGGCCTTGCTCTTATTATGACGGTTTGGGTAATTGCAAAGAAACAAGGGTATAAACGTGAACCTAAACGATCATTCAATGAAAAAATGATTGCTATCAAGGAGTCAATCCTTGCGTTATTAATGCCTGTCATTATTCTGGGTGGTATTTACGGCGGGATTTTTACCCCGACGGAAGCTGCCGGGGTTGCTGTAGGCTATGCGTTTATCGTAGGTGTTCTTATCTATAAAGAAATAAAAATTAAACAATTTATTCAAATCTTCACCCAATCAACTGTGACAACGGCAACCATCATGTTCATCATCGCTAGTGCCGGTTTGTTCGGGTGGATCATCACTCGTGCCAATGTACCGCAAGCAGTAGCTGAGTTCTTTATTAATATTTCTGATAATCCGATTATCTTCTTATTATTAGTGAATGTTTTCCTGCTTATTGTAGGTATGTTTATGGAAACAAATGCTTCTATTATTATTTTGGCACCGTTATTATTGCCGGTTGCTACACAACTTGGAATCGACCCGGTTCATTTTGGTATTATTATGATTGTAAACTTAGCGTTAGGAATGTGTACACCACCACTTGGTGTTAACCTATTTATCTCATCACAGATTGCCAAAATCAGGCTGGATCAGATTTCAAAAGGAATGCTTCCATATTACGGTGTGCTCCTTGTAACATTACTTTTGTTAACTTTTATTCCACAATTATCACTCGGCCTAGTCCATTTGTTTAAATAA
- a CDS encoding TRAP transporter small permease — MQQVVKMVDTLNKAVGYILALMLGIMSILIIAQVISRFFIHFPLTWSEELSRYLMVYIVFAGASLAMRHNKLISIELLPESLSYQKRKILLMIVMILSIVFFAILFFQGLTMIERVMPQTSASLGISMAVPYAAIPIGSLLLALNSIAFILELAYKKEGEK; from the coding sequence ATGCAACAAGTTGTAAAAATGGTTGACACCTTGAATAAAGCAGTTGGATATATTCTCGCTTTGATGCTGGGTATTATGTCCATATTGATTATCGCACAAGTCATAAGCCGCTTCTTTATTCATTTTCCATTGACATGGTCTGAGGAATTATCCCGTTATTTAATGGTGTATATAGTTTTTGCGGGTGCTAGTTTAGCAATGAGACATAATAAGTTAATTTCTATTGAGTTACTTCCTGAGTCACTAAGTTATCAGAAGAGAAAAATCTTATTAATGATTGTCATGATTCTATCTATCGTATTTTTCGCCATCTTATTTTTCCAAGGGCTTACAATGATCGAGCGCGTTATGCCTCAAACCTCTGCAAGTTTAGGAATTTCTATGGCTGTTCCATATGCCGCAATCCCAATTGGTTCACTATTGTTAGCGCTTAATTCAATTGCTTTTATTCTGGAATTAGCTTACAAAAAGGAGGGCGAAAAATAA
- a CDS encoding TRAP transporter substrate-binding protein, which produces MMLKKLGFATMALTLSFGLVGCGVKETSKGSDSGKADKAVTLKLGHIAGEDDPWNLGAKKFAELVNEKSDGTVKVDVYASSTLGNDRDLIEGMQLGTVDFALVAGVLSNFYEPYSILELPYLFRDREHMEKVLYGEVGEQLKEDLLANAQIRGLQFWERTPRQLTANKKVTKPSELDGIKIRVPEIPASIEAWKAMGATPTPMAFSEVYSSLQTGVIDAQENPLALIESSKLNEVQKYLINTNHVYGYVMLTMSDSAYSKLSKKQQKAVEEAAKEATEYENKIVYEQEKELLKKVQDAGMEVVDVDTKPFMEKAKSVHKDFANKSEADKKLYESIVNTK; this is translated from the coding sequence ATGATGTTGAAAAAGTTAGGATTTGCGACAATGGCTTTGACCTTGAGCTTTGGTCTTGTGGGGTGCGGGGTAAAGGAAACATCGAAAGGTTCAGATTCCGGAAAGGCGGACAAGGCTGTCACATTAAAACTTGGTCATATTGCAGGGGAAGATGATCCGTGGAATCTTGGAGCGAAAAAGTTTGCGGAACTTGTAAATGAGAAGTCTGATGGAACCGTTAAAGTGGATGTCTATGCAAGCTCAACTTTAGGGAATGACCGTGATTTAATAGAAGGAATGCAGCTCGGAACAGTAGACTTTGCGCTAGTTGCCGGCGTCCTTTCCAATTTTTACGAGCCATATTCCATATTAGAATTACCGTATCTGTTCCGTGACCGTGAGCATATGGAAAAGGTGTTATACGGTGAAGTGGGCGAGCAATTGAAAGAAGACTTGCTTGCAAATGCGCAAATTCGCGGCCTTCAATTCTGGGAACGTACGCCGCGTCAATTGACTGCTAATAAAAAAGTAACCAAACCATCTGAATTAGATGGCATCAAAATTCGTGTTCCTGAAATACCTGCTTCCATTGAAGCATGGAAAGCAATGGGAGCGACACCTACTCCGATGGCCTTTAGTGAGGTTTATTCTTCCCTTCAAACAGGGGTTATTGATGCGCAGGAAAATCCGCTTGCTTTAATTGAAAGTTCGAAATTAAATGAAGTTCAAAAGTATTTGATTAATACAAATCACGTATATGGTTATGTTATGTTGACAATGAGCGACAGTGCGTACAGCAAGCTTTCAAAGAAACAGCAAAAGGCAGTTGAAGAGGCAGCAAAAGAAGCGACTGAATACGAAAATAAAATTGTTTACGAACAAGAAAAAGAACTGCTTAAAAAGGTTCAAGATGCAGGTATGGAAGTTGTGGATGTAGATACAAAGCCATTCATGGAAAAAGCAAAGTCCGTGCATAAAGATTTTGCCAACAAATCAGAAGCTGATAAGAAGCTTTATGAGAGCATTGTGAATACGAAGTAA
- a CDS encoding zinc-dependent alcohol dehydrogenase, translating to MKAVFVESACEVIVKDVELPQVAEKDVLIKVKVTGICGSDIHTYKGLHLFRKPPVIIGHEVAGEVVKIGAGVTQFQVGDRVTVEPQVGCGSCEACLTGNVNYCEHRGAPGLNGWYGTMAEYFAAPEQTVFKLPDSMTFDQGVLVEPLAVGVHAVRKADIQLGDKVAILGAGPIGLLTLAAAKAAGATTVLVTDIMDYALKSASKMGATHTLNTLNKQDWISEAKEVVGGEFDKVLVAAGVPGIIDQAISLLGRGGRCVTIAMFHGTQTFDIVNLQQQEKEIVGCMTYTREDTISAIELIHAGHVAEDVIITHKLPYEEAARGFQMVDKKEDSSLKVLVEF from the coding sequence GTGAAAGCAGTATTTGTGGAAAGTGCTTGTGAGGTAATTGTAAAGGACGTGGAATTACCTCAGGTAGCAGAAAAAGACGTTTTAATTAAAGTAAAAGTAACTGGAATCTGCGGGTCTGATATTCATACGTACAAGGGACTTCATTTATTCCGAAAACCGCCCGTTATCATCGGGCACGAGGTTGCAGGAGAAGTGGTTAAGATCGGAGCAGGCGTAACGCAATTCCAAGTGGGTGACCGGGTAACGGTTGAACCTCAGGTTGGATGCGGCAGTTGTGAAGCATGTTTAACAGGGAATGTGAATTATTGTGAGCATCGCGGAGCTCCTGGTCTAAATGGCTGGTATGGAACGATGGCGGAGTATTTTGCTGCCCCGGAACAGACTGTTTTCAAATTACCGGACAGCATGACTTTTGATCAAGGGGTTCTCGTCGAACCACTCGCTGTAGGGGTACATGCCGTCCGAAAAGCAGATATTCAACTTGGTGATAAAGTTGCGATCCTTGGTGCTGGTCCAATTGGACTGCTCACATTGGCAGCTGCAAAAGCAGCAGGAGCAACAACTGTTCTCGTTACGGACATTATGGATTATGCATTGAAAAGTGCAAGTAAAATGGGTGCAACCCATACGTTGAACACATTAAATAAGCAAGATTGGATCTCTGAAGCAAAGGAAGTGGTTGGCGGCGAGTTTGACAAGGTGCTGGTTGCGGCAGGTGTACCAGGCATCATTGACCAGGCCATCTCACTCCTTGGCAGAGGCGGGCGTTGTGTGACGATTGCGATGTTCCATGGAACGCAAACGTTTGATATCGTCAATTTGCAGCAGCAAGAGAAAGAAATTGTTGGATGCATGACCTATACAAGGGAAGATACCATTTCTGCAATTGAACTGATTCATGCTGGTCATGTGGCGGAAGACGTCATTATTACCCACAAGCTTCCATATGAGGAAGCAGCAAGAGGATTTCAAATGGTCGATAAAAAGGAAGATTCTTCATTAAAGGTGCTTGTTGAATTTTAA
- a CDS encoding GntR family transcriptional regulator, with protein MESMTKKNAAPLLKDVAYQRIKENILDEQFPQGSFLSERELIEILQMSKTPIKNALVRLETEGFVTISSKQGIIINELSLNRIIDIYNLRTALETYIGTNITGKLTAEQCKEIEKNLALTEEKATQLDIKGFTRADHDFHLLLCECLGNQEIYRVLLNYQDHLVRITLLHLKKDPQRMQQFWKEHVEIYKHLKNGDQKSIELIENHLQQSKQKLMF; from the coding sequence ATGGAAAGTATGACGAAAAAAAATGCAGCCCCTCTTCTGAAAGATGTGGCTTACCAGCGGATTAAAGAAAATATATTAGACGAACAATTTCCACAAGGGAGTTTCCTATCGGAGCGTGAATTAATTGAAATTCTCCAAATGAGCAAAACGCCAATTAAGAATGCGTTAGTCCGCTTGGAAACCGAAGGCTTTGTCACCATATCTTCCAAGCAAGGTATTATCATTAATGAACTGTCCTTGAATCGCATTATTGATATTTACAATCTCCGGACTGCGCTTGAGACCTATATTGGCACGAACATTACGGGGAAATTAACCGCTGAACAGTGTAAGGAGATCGAGAAGAATCTTGCCCTTACCGAGGAAAAGGCAACCCAATTGGATATAAAAGGTTTCACTCGTGCGGATCATGACTTTCATCTTTTGCTCTGCGAATGCTTGGGAAACCAAGAAATTTATCGGGTGTTGTTGAATTATCAAGATCATTTAGTCCGAATCACCCTGCTTCATTTAAAGAAAGACCCACAAAGGATGCAGCAGTTCTGGAAAGAGCATGTGGAAATCTATAAACACTTGAAAAATGGTGATCAGAAGTCTATTGAATTAATTGAGAACCATCTCCAGCAATCAAAGCAAAAGCTAATGTTTTAA
- a CDS encoding four-carbon acid sugar kinase family protein: MEENELLLAFYGDDFTGSTDAMEALAINGYRTVLFLEPPNVDMLKRFEGISCIGVAGTSRAKSPADMEEELRPVFKSFAETEVKVVHYKTCSTFDSAPEVGSIGKAIELAREYFDEQKVIPLLIGAPPLGRYTIFGQHFARMHDTVYRLDRHPVMSRHPITPMLEADLRLHLAKQTSESIGLMNILELEGSIEAVRERYKQKSSEPGVLLFDVLDEERLRVSGQLIWESAEDGRSFVVGSSGLGYALTAHWKNDDVSARMTKLSESVPARNQVFAVSGSASMVTQQQIEEALEDGFYGIKIKPEQIVNTESLPRELLNQVIKLIKEGENVILYTAMGPEDPAILETRELFQQLGIPEFQSGELIGRQLGKWIREVVEASDIRRVIIAGGDTSGFATREIGVYGLETLLPISPGAPLCKAYSDDSRFDGIELALKGGQLGGRNYFTNVRKASSEPKQVSLG; encoded by the coding sequence ATGGAAGAAAATGAACTGTTACTCGCTTTTTATGGGGATGACTTCACTGGATCGACAGATGCAATGGAGGCACTTGCTATAAATGGGTATCGGACGGTTCTTTTCCTCGAGCCGCCTAATGTAGACATGCTAAAGCGGTTTGAAGGAATTAGCTGCATTGGAGTGGCAGGAACAAGCAGGGCAAAAAGTCCCGCTGACATGGAAGAGGAGCTGCGTCCGGTGTTCAAGAGCTTTGCTGAGACGGAGGTAAAAGTTGTCCATTATAAGACTTGTTCTACGTTTGACTCTGCCCCGGAAGTAGGAAGTATCGGGAAAGCAATTGAATTAGCGAGAGAATATTTTGACGAACAAAAGGTCATTCCCCTTTTAATAGGGGCGCCGCCTTTAGGACGATATACGATATTCGGCCAACACTTTGCGAGAATGCATGATACCGTTTATCGGTTAGACCGGCACCCGGTTATGTCGAGGCATCCGATTACACCGATGCTTGAAGCGGATCTGCGCCTTCATCTCGCAAAACAAACCTCGGAATCCATTGGGTTGATGAACATTTTAGAATTGGAAGGCAGTATTGAGGCTGTAAGAGAAAGGTACAAACAGAAGTCGAGCGAACCGGGAGTGCTGCTTTTTGATGTACTTGATGAAGAACGACTTCGTGTAAGTGGCCAACTGATTTGGGAATCAGCGGAGGACGGTCGTTCATTTGTAGTCGGTTCTTCAGGCCTAGGTTATGCCTTAACAGCCCATTGGAAAAATGATGATGTTTCGGCAAGAATGACGAAATTATCCGAGTCTGTTCCCGCAAGAAATCAAGTATTTGCTGTTTCAGGAAGTGCCTCAATGGTAACCCAGCAGCAAATCGAAGAGGCGTTGGAAGATGGGTTTTATGGGATAAAAATAAAACCGGAGCAAATCGTCAATACGGAGTCCCTCCCTCGGGAACTGTTAAATCAGGTCATTAAGCTGATTAAGGAGGGGGAAAACGTGATTCTGTATACAGCAATGGGGCCGGAAGATCCAGCGATTTTGGAAACACGTGAGCTTTTCCAGCAGCTGGGGATTCCTGAATTTCAATCCGGTGAATTGATTGGCCGCCAGCTTGGAAAATGGATTCGTGAAGTTGTAGAAGCTAGCGATATTCGACGTGTCATAATCGCAGGCGGAGATACGTCCGGGTTTGCTACTCGAGAAATAGGGGTTTACGGTTTAGAGACGCTGCTTCCAATCTCTCCTGGGGCGCCGCTTTGCAAAGCCTATTCCGATGATAGCAGATTTGACGGAATTGAATTGGCGCTTAAAGGCGGTCAATTGGGCGGAAGAAATTATTTTACAAATGTACGAAAAGCATCAAGTGAGCCAAAGCAGGTTAGCTTAGGTTAA
- a CDS encoding ribulose-bisphosphate carboxylase large subunit family protein, whose product MQSNRVHAKYIVETAFPLDYAAEVMAGEQSTGTFVSVPGETPELREKHGAQVVRITELDTVHTPSLPGAQLPKGVNPSNAVYRRAIVELSFPLDNFGPSLPNLLSTVAGNLYELGAFSGLRLIDLELPNAFAEKYPGPQFGITGTRKLSGVENRPLIGTIIKPSIGLHTEDYRPLVRELAEAGIDFIKDDELCANPAFAPLEQRVKVIMEEIERVADRTGKKLMYAFNITGDIDELRRNHDLVLNAGGTCVMVCANSVGLSGTAYLRQYSQLPIHGHRTQWGAMSRDPLLGMSFTVFQKLCRLAGVDHLHTNGLNNKFSEDNETVAQAIRDSLTPFLGGYPIMPVLSSAQWAASAIPTYESVPTTDVIHLAGGGILAHPDGIEAGVLSMRQGWEAAVQGISIEAYAERHPELARAIEKFSTT is encoded by the coding sequence TTGCAGTCCAATAGAGTTCATGCAAAGTACATAGTAGAAACCGCTTTTCCGCTTGATTACGCAGCCGAAGTAATGGCCGGAGAACAATCAACTGGAACCTTTGTATCAGTACCAGGTGAAACACCGGAATTGAGAGAAAAACACGGAGCCCAGGTAGTTCGAATAACAGAATTAGATACTGTCCATACTCCCTCTTTACCGGGTGCACAGCTTCCAAAGGGAGTCAATCCTTCCAATGCAGTGTACCGGAGAGCGATTGTTGAGCTTTCTTTTCCGCTTGATAATTTCGGACCATCATTACCAAACCTGCTGTCGACGGTTGCCGGAAATTTATACGAGCTTGGAGCTTTCTCTGGGTTAAGATTAATAGATTTAGAGCTTCCAAATGCTTTTGCCGAAAAGTATCCCGGGCCGCAATTTGGAATAACGGGAACGAGAAAACTCAGCGGTGTGGAAAATAGACCGTTAATTGGAACCATCATTAAGCCGAGCATCGGTCTCCATACCGAAGATTACCGGCCGCTTGTCAGGGAGCTTGCTGAAGCAGGCATTGATTTCATTAAAGATGATGAGTTATGTGCCAACCCTGCCTTCGCACCACTTGAGCAGCGAGTCAAGGTTATTATGGAAGAAATTGAACGGGTGGCAGATCGAACCGGTAAAAAATTGATGTATGCCTTCAACATTACCGGTGATATTGATGAACTCCGCAGAAATCATGATTTAGTGCTAAATGCAGGCGGGACTTGTGTGATGGTCTGTGCCAATAGTGTGGGCCTAAGTGGCACCGCTTACTTGCGCCAATACTCACAGCTGCCGATTCATGGACATCGCACGCAATGGGGAGCAATGTCCCGCGACCCACTATTGGGCATGAGTTTTACCGTTTTTCAAAAGCTATGCCGGCTTGCAGGGGTTGATCACCTCCATACCAATGGCTTAAACAATAAATTCTCCGAGGATAACGAGACTGTCGCACAAGCGATTCGCGATAGCTTAACACCTTTTCTTGGCGGTTATCCAATCATGCCGGTTCTATCCTCGGCACAATGGGCAGCAAGCGCGATCCCGACTTATGAATCAGTTCCTACAACTGATGTCATCCATTTGGCAGGCGGAGGAATTCTGGCCCATCCAGATGGGATTGAAGCAGGGGTTCTTAGTATGAGGCAAGGATGGGAAGCAGCTGTACAAGGGATTTCGATAGAAGCGTATGCAGAGCGGCATCCAGAATTAGCAAGGGCAATAGAGAAATTTTCGACAACTTAA
- a CDS encoding DUF1659 domain-containing protein, translated as MAQALLEETKLRLVFDTGNDEEGNPIYKAKTFSNVTKAATADQFMQAATAISVLCKDPLNKVERNDSSEILI; from the coding sequence ATGGCACAAGCGTTATTAGAGGAAACGAAGCTTCGCCTGGTATTTGATACCGGGAATGACGAAGAGGGAAATCCGATCTATAAGGCGAAAACGTTTAGCAACGTCACAAAGGCTGCGACTGCCGACCAATTTATGCAGGCAGCAACGGCAATCTCTGTTTTATGCAAAGATCCGCTAAACAAAGTGGAGCGCAATGACAGCTCCGAAATCCTTATATAA